The Trichosurus vulpecula isolate mTriVul1 chromosome 3, mTriVul1.pri, whole genome shotgun sequence genome includes a window with the following:
- the SLC35A4 gene encoding probable UDP-sugar transporter protein SLC35A4 encodes MNVEEGGIPGIGRPSQARWVLMLLLSTTMYGAHAPLLALCRIDGRVPFRPSSAVLWTELTKLLLSACSLMARRQPKLWDTPPWRQAAPFALSALLYGANNNLVIHLQRYMDPSTYQVMSNLKIGSTALLYCLCLNRRLSARQGLALLLLTGAGACYAAAGLQDPRGLLPAPPAAAMPLHVTPLGLLLLLVYCLISGLSSVYTELLMKKQRLPLALQNLFLYSFGVLMNLGLYVGGGPGPGLLEGFSAWAGLVVLSQALNGLLMSAIMKHGSSITRLFVVSSSLIVNAVLSAALLHLQLTAAFFLALLLIGLAVHLYYGGR; translated from the coding sequence ATGAATGTGGAAGAAGGGGGCATACCGGGCATAGGGCGCCCGAGCCAGGCCCGATGGGTGCTTATGCTCCTCTTGTCCACAACTATGTATGGTGCCCACGCCCCGCTGTTGGCCTTGTGTCGAATTGATGGCCGTGTCCCCTTCCGCCCCTCCTCGGCTGTGCTTTGGACAGAACTGACCAAATTGCTGCTATCGGCATGCTCTTTGATGGCCAGGCGGCAGCCAAAACTCTGGGACACTCCACCTTGGCGCCAGGCTGCCCCTTTTGCACTCTCTGCCCTGCTCTATGGTGCCAACAACAACCTGGTCATTCACCTGCAGCGGTACATGGACCCCAGCACCTACCAAGTGATGAGCAACCTCAAGATCGGCAGCACAGCTCTTCTTTATTGCCTCTGCCTGAACCGCCGTCTCTCTGCCAGGCAGGGGCTGGCGCTGCTGCTGCTGACTGGTGCCGGAGCCTGCTACGCTGCTGCAGGCCTCCAGGATCCTCGGGGCCTCCTCCCAGCCCCTCCGGCCGCAGCCATGCCCCTCCACGTGACCCCCCTGGGTCTGCTGCTGCTCTTGGTCTACTGCCTCATCTCGGGCCTCTCCTCGGTCTACACTGAGCTGCTCATGAAGAAGCAGCGCCTGCCCTTGGCCTTGCAGAACCTGTTCCTCTACTCCTTTGGGGTACTTATGAACTTGGGGCTCTATGTGGGAGGGGGGCCAGGCCCTGGGCTCCTAGAAGGTTTCTCAGCCTGGGCAGGGCTGGTGGTACTGAGCCAGGCCCTCAATGGACTGCTCATGTCGGCCATCATGAAGCATGGGAGCAGCATCACGCGTCTCTTTGTCGTCTCCTCCTCACTGATCGTCAATGCCGTGCTCTCAGCCGCCCTGCTTCACCTCCAGCTCACAGCCGCCTTCTTCCTGGCCCTCCTGCTTATTGGTCTGGCTGTACATCTCTACTATGGAGGCCGGTAG